Proteins from a single region of Primulina tabacum isolate GXHZ01 chromosome 5, ASM2559414v2, whole genome shotgun sequence:
- the LOC142544903 gene encoding WAT1-related protein At5g07050-like, which produces MEGKGCFGNFYEKAKPYIAMISLQFGYAGMNIITKVSLNRGMSHYVLVVYRHAFATAVIAPFAIFLERKVRPKITCTIFLQLFALGLLGPVIDQNFYYAGLKFTSPTFSCAMSNMLPAMTFVMAVICRMEKVDLKKLRCQAKVVGTILTVAGAMLMTLYKGDVINMVWSKYIHPRKSYVADTTQGSDQDWVKGSILLIFATFAWASFFILQAITIRKYTAQLSLTALVCFMGTLQSIVVTLVMEHKPNAWAIGWDMDLLAAAYAGIVSSSIAYYVQGLVMQKRGPVFVTAFSPLMMIIVAVMGSFILAEKIYVGGVIGAALIVMGLYSVLWGKYKEYKEKEAEEILEPVKACGTNNGNANQNGMIIEDIEANSVGVTQKSVR; this is translated from the exons atgGAAGGAAAAGGATGCTTTGGGAACTTTTATGAGAAAGCTAAGCCTTACATAGCCATGATTAGCTTACAATTTGGCTATGCTGGGATGAATATTATAACCAAAGTTTCACTTAATAGAGGGATGAGCCACTATGTCTTGGTTGTGTATAGGCATGCCTTTGCCACTGCGGTCATTGCTCCCTTTGCTATTTTTCTTGAAAG gAAAGTGAGGCCAAAGATTACATGCACAATTTTCTTGCAGCTATTTGCGTTGGGGCTTCTCGG GCCCGTGATCGATCAGAATTTCTACTACGCGGGGCTGAAATTCACTTCCCCGACTTTTTCATGTGCCATGAGTAACATGCTCCCCGCGATGACATTTGTAATGGCCGTTATCTGCAG GATGGAGAAGGTGGATTTGAAAAAGTTGAGGTGCCAAGCAAAGGTGGTGGGAACAATATTGACGGTTGCAGGAGCCATGTTGATGACACTATACAAAGGTGATGTTATCAACATGGTATGGTCCAAATACATTCATCCTAGGAAATCCTATGTTGCTGACACGACTCAAGGCAGTGACCAAGATTGGGTTAAGGGTTCGATTCTGCTCATCTTTGCCACTTTTGCTTGGGCTTCTTTCTTCATTCTTCAG GCAATCACAATAAGGAAATACACAGCCCAGCTTTCGCTAACAGCCCTTGTGTGCTTTATGGGAACACTGCAATCTATTGTTGTCACTCTAGTGATGGAGCACAAGCCAAATgcttgggccattggatgggaCATGGATCTACTAGCTGCCGCTTACGCC gGCATTGTTTCATCGAGCATTGCATACTATGTTCAAGGCCTTGTGATGCAAAAACGAGGGCCGGTATTCGTCACAGCCTTCAGCCCGTTGATGATGATCATTGTGGCAGTCATGGGGTCTTTCATTTTGGCAGAGAAAATATACGTTGGAGG AGTTATTGGGGCAGCGTTGATAGTGATGGGACTGTACTCGGTTCTTTGGGGAAAATACAAGGAGTACAAAGAGAAAGAAGCAGAGGAAATTCTTGAACCAGTAAAGGCCTGTGGCACCAACAATGGAAATGCCAATCAAAATGGAATGATTATTGAAGATATTGAAGCAAATAGTGTCGGAGTGACGCAGAAAAGTGTAAGATAA
- the LOC142547193 gene encoding transcription factor MYBC1-like, whose protein sequence is MREEESNWFSKWEDELPSPEELMPLSQSLITPDLALAFNIPTPDQNLQSHHGPPPPPQSATQSSQPNSSAEFDSLELSGAGVGSGGGPGSDEPARTLKRPRLVWTPQLHKRFVDAVAHLGIKNAVPKTIMQLMSVDGLTRENVASHLQKYRLYLKRMQGISSNGGGGIGGGNSPAGLSGSGMDPATDHLFASSPVPPHFLHPARGNSEHFLPFVPVAAAAMQHHHQMAVVGPGPHHHPQLQQLFRHFGNSPPNGKFDHPVMRQSHHQMQRTGTPVQSNNGSIAAPAFVEDLESPTAANGRRVLTLFPTGDH, encoded by the coding sequence ATGAGGGAAGAGGAGTCGAATTGGTTCTCCAAATGGGAAGATGAATTGCCTTCACCTGAAGAGTTGATGCCCTTGTCGCAATCGTTAATTACTCCTGATCTAGCGCTAGCTTTCAACATTCCTACCCCGGATCAGAACCTTCAGAGCCACCACGGGCCTCCTCCTCCGCCGCAGTCCGCTACCCAATCGTCTCAGCCCAATTCCTCGGCCGAATTTGACTCGCTGGAGTTGAGTGGCGCCGGGGTGGGATCAGGAGGCGGTCCTGGTTCAGATGAGCCTGCGAGAACCCTCAAGCGGCCCCGCCTGGTGTGGACCCCGCAGCTGCACAAGAGATTTGTTGATGCGGTGGCCCATCTAGGGATCAAGAATGCTGTCCCAAAGACGATAATGCAGCTGATGAGTGTTGATGGGCTTACAAGGGAGAATGTTGCCAGCCATTTGCAGAAGTACCGGCTATATTTGAAACGGATGCAGGGCATTTCGAGCAACGGTGGTGGTGGAATCGGAGGCGGCAACAGTCCCGCGGGGTTGTCTGGTTCCGGCATGGACCCCGCTACGGACCATTTGTTTGCCAGCTCGCCCGTGCCACCGCATTTTCTGCACCCGGCCAGGGGAAATTCAGAGCATTTCTTGCCGTTTGTGCCTGTGGCAGCCGCAGCAATGCAACATCATCACCAAATGGCGGTGGTAGGGCCAGGGCCGCACCACCATCCGCAGCTGCAGCAGCTGTTCAGGCATTTTGGGAATTCGCCGCCAAATGGAAAGTTTGACCACCCGGTTATGAGGCAATCGCATCACCAGATGCAGAGAACTGGGACACCGGTGCAAAGCAATAACGGGTCCATCGCGGCTCCTGCCTTTGTGGAGGATTTAGAATCCCCTACTGCAGCAAATGGGAGGAGAGTTCTTACACTGTTTCCAACCGGGGACCATTGA
- the LOC142547194 gene encoding nascent polypeptide-associated complex subunit alpha-like protein 1 — MTQSQEELLATHLEQQKIDHDEPLIEDDDDDDDEEGDEDDAEGQEDASGRSKQSRSEKKSRKAMLKLGMKSIPGVSRVTVKKSKNILFVISKPDVFKSPNSDTYVIFGEAKIEDLSSQLQTQAAEQFKTPNLTNMVPKTEATIVPQDDEDVDETGVEPKDIELVMTQAGVSRARAVKSLKDADGDIVSAIMELTN; from the exons ATGACTCAATCGCAAGAAGAATTGTTGGCAACTCATCTCGAGCAACAGAAGATTgat CATGATGAGCCTTTAATTGAGGATGATGACGACGATGACGATGAGGAAGGCGATGAAGATGATGCCGAAG GACAAGAAGATGCCAGTGGTAGGTCAAAACAAAGCCGAAGTGAGAAGAAGAGCCGCAAGGCAATGCTAAAGCTAGGAATGAAGTCCATCCCTGGGGTCAGCCGAGTCACTGTTAAAAAGAGCAAGAAT ATCCTGTTTGTCATCTCAAAACCAGATGTGTTTAAGAGCCCAAATTCAGATACTTATGTAATCTTTGGAGAGGCAAAGATCGAGGATTTGAGTTCACAATTGCAGACTCAGGCTGCGGAGCAGTTTAAGACTCCAAATCTCACTAACATGGTCCCGAAAACTGAGGCAACAATTGTACCTCAAGATGATGAAGATGTTGACGAGACTGGAGTTGAACCAAAGGACATAGAGCTTGTGATGACGCAGGCTGGGGTTTCAAGAGCCAGGgcagtcaaatcactcaaggATGCAGATGGAGATATTGTCTCTGCCATCATGGAGCTCACAAACTAG
- the LOC142544902 gene encoding G2/mitotic-specific cyclin-2-like produces MATRQVILPKNRGEAPIPGAVKQKNMVAETKNRRALGDIGNMVAVCGVNGKPLPQVSRPITRSFCAQLLANAQAAASENNKNLMAVNGNVAIVADGALPDKKAALARKLVQKKDVAKSKPEEIIEISPDTDGVRVKEKPPQLNKEKLGENLLDELSSRKQAPTLTSTLTARSQAAYGLSVKQKEDIVDIDAADVNNDLAVVEYVEEMYSYYKSAENESRPPHAYMDSQPEINEKMRAILIDWLIQVHYKFELSPETLYLTINILDRYLSATTASRRELQLVGMSAMLVASKYEEIWAPEVNELVGFSDNTYSNNQVLLMEKRILGKLEWNLTVPTPYVFLVRFIKASMTDSDVENMVYFLAELGMMNYATLMYCPSVIAASAVYAARCTLNKTPLWNETLKKHTGFQEPQLMDCAKLLVSFHSAAAENKLKGIYRKYTSMDRKAVALLPPAKSLLAAN; encoded by the exons ATGGCGACAAGACAAGTTATTCTGCCAAAGAACAGAG GCGAGGCACCGATTCCTGGGGCCGTTAAACAGAAGAACATGGTAGCTGAAACGAAGAACCGACGTGCACTTGGAGACATTGGGAATATGGTCGCCGTTTGTGGGGTCAACGGCAAGCCACTTCCTCAGGTTTCTCGACCTATTACAAG GAGTTTCTGTGCTCAATTACTAGCCAATGCCCAGGCCGCCGCCTCCGAAAACAACAAG AACTTGATGGCAGTAAATGGAAATGTAGCCATTGTAGCCGATGGAGCTCTGCCTGATAAAAAAGCCGCCCTGGCCAGGAAACTGGTTCAAAAGAAGGATGTTGCCAAATCTAAGCCTGAGGAGATCATTGAAATCAGCCCTGATACAGATGGAGTTCGCGTAAAAGAGAAGCCGCCACAATTGAATAAGGAAAAACTTGGTGAAAATTTGTTGGATGAGTTATCATCAAGAAAGCAAGCTCCAACTCTTACTTCAACACTTACTGCCAGAAGCCAG gCTGCTTATGGGCTGAGCGTGAAACAGAAGGAGGACATAGTggatattgatgctgcagatgtGAACAATGACTTGGCAGTTGTTGAATATGTCGAAGAAATGTACAGTTACTACAAGTCAGCCGAGAATGAAAGCAGGCCACCACATGCTTACATGGATTCACAGCcagaaattaatgaaaaaatgaGAGCGATTCTAATAGATTGGCTAATCCAAGTTCACTACAAGTTCGAGCTTTCTCCTGAGACTCTTTACCTGACCATCAACATACTGGACCGGTATCTGTCGGCCACGACTGCATCAAGAAGGGAACTTCAGCTGGTGGGCATGAGTGCCATGCTTGTAGCCTCGAAATATGAAGAAATTTGGGCCCCCGAG GTTAATGAGCTAGTTGGCTTCTCAGACAATACCTACTCAAACAACCAAGTCTTGCTCATGGAAAAACGGATACTAGGGAAATTGGAATGGAACTTGACTGTCCCGACTCCATACGTGTTTCTTGTTCGTTTCATCAAAGCATCCATGACTGATTCCGAC GTTGAGAACATGGTCTATTTCTTGGCTGAGCTTGGGATGATGAATTATGCTACACTAATGTACTGTCCCTCAGTGATTGCTGCCTCAGCAGTCTATGCAGCAAGATGCACTTTAAATAAGACACCCCTTTGGAACGAAACGCTTAAAAAACACACCGGTTTTCAAGAACCGCAGCTTAT GGATTGTGCAAAGTTACTGGTTAGCTTCCATTCCGCTGCGGCAGAGAACAAGCTCAAGGGGATCTACAGAAAATACACGAGTATGGATCGAAAGGCAGTGGCTCTGCTTCCACCAGCCAAATCTCTTTTGGCTGCCAACTGA